A single region of the Ziziphus jujuba cultivar Dongzao chromosome 10, ASM3175591v1 genome encodes:
- the LOC107412543 gene encoding uncharacterized protein LOC107412543, with translation MAGEAEGAGEEYPSSSSSPKNRVKFLCSHGGKILPRPSDGHLKYVGGDTRVVAVPHDITFSDLMERLTSLFEGDMVLKYQLISEDLDTLVSVRTDEDLKHMLDEYNRQENRGTPRLRTFLFPSKPTILDNQAAFLEPRALELRYVDAVNGIIRTNSRPKLTPIDVNCSSFSISSACSSPNSPSPRGALCDQLGRVTSTMHKVQSSPSLCSLDNFQHHTNHNHLQQHYNYHYHHHHGFGNQSQRPPLDLHKERLASSLSMGRSLHMGHSSGHGHGHGYGLAHSTNRHHRGSSGGCTKCGYHDDQCPLYGCSRVDRADSLPRSPRKTLWE, from the exons ATGGCAGGTGAGGCTGAAGGCGCCGGGGAGGAGTACCCGTCGTCATCATCATCGCCAAAGAATAGGGTTAAGTTCTTATGCAGCCATGGCGGCAAAATCCTACCAAGGCCTTCCGATGGCCACCTCAAGTACGTCGGCGGCGACACCCGTGTTGTTGCTGTTCCCCATGACATCACTTTCTCAG ATCTAATGGAGAGGCTGACCTCACTATTTGAAGGGGATATGGTCCTCAAGTACCAGCTAATCTCTGAGGATCTGGACACCTTGGTTTCTGTGAGAACCGATGAAGATTTGAAGCATATGCTCGATGAATATAACCGTCAAGAAAACCGAGGCACCCCAAGGCTCCGCACCTTTTTGTTCCCCTCGAAGCCAACCATCTTGGACAATCAAGCTGCCTTCTTGGAACCCCGAGCACTTGAGCTACGATACGTGGATGCCGTCAATGGCATAATTCGTACAAACAGCAGACCAAAACTCACTCCTATTGATGTGAATTGTTCCAGCTTTAGCATTTCGTCTGCCTGTTCTTCCCCAAATTCCCCTTCCCCCAGAGGTGCTCTATGTGACCAACTTGGTAGAGTAACGTCGACCATGCATAAAGTCCAAAGCTCTCCCAGTCTATGCAGTCTTGACAACTTTCAGCACCATACCAATCACAATCATCTTCAGCAGCATTATAATTACCATTACCACCACCATCATGGTTTTGGCAACCAATCACAGAGACCACCCTTAGATCTTCATAAAGAACGCCTGGCTTCCTCTTTATCCATGGGGAGGAGCCTGCACATGGGGCATAGCTCTGGACATGGCCATGGCCATGGCTATGGCTTAGCTCACTCCACAAATAGACACCACAGAGGGAGTAGTGGAGGGTGCACCAAGTGCGGCTATCATGATGATCAATGTCCTCTCTACGGATGTTCTAGAGTTGACAGAGCAGATAGTCTACCACGAAGCCCCAGAAAGACCTTATGGGAGTAG
- the LOC107412565 gene encoding stromal 70 kDa heat shock-related protein, chloroplastic: MASSTAQINVLGAAAPGSYRKPNPNLRRPTRTVFLGGSTASYFGGFPRSAFLRLNTNNYKAARSVGPLRVVNEKVVGIDLGTTNSAVGAMEGGKPTIVSNAEGQRTTPSVVAYTKNGDRLVGQIAKRQAVVNPENTFFSVKRFIGRKMSEVDEESKQVSYKVVRDENGNVKLDCPAIGKQFAAEEISAQVLRKLVDDASKFLNDKVTKAVVTVPAYFNDSQRTATKDAGRIAGLEVLRIINEPTAASLAYGFEKKNNETILVFDLGGGTFDVSVLEVGDGVFEVLSTSGDTHLGGDDFDKRIVDWLAENFKRDEGIDLLKDKQALQRLTETAEKAKMELSSLTQTNISLPFITATADGPKHIETTLTRAKFEELCSDLLDRLKTPVENSLRDAKLSIKDIDEVILVGGSTRIPAVQGLVRKLTGKEPNVTVNPDEVVALGAAVQAGVLAGDVSDIVLLDVTPLSLGLETLGGVMTKIIPRNTTLPTSKSEVFSTAADSQTSVEINVLQGEREFVRDNKSLGSFRLDGIPPAPRGVPQIEVKFDIDANGILSVTAVDKGTGKKQDITITGASTLPSDEVERMVQEAEKFSKEDKEKREAIDTKNQADSVVYQTEKQLKELGDKVPGPVKEKVEAKLGELKDAISGGSTQAIKDAMAALNQEVMQLGQSLYNQPGAPGGGAGPAAGGEPGPSEASGKGPDGDGDVIDADFTDSK; this comes from the exons ATGGCCTCCTCCACCGCTCAAATCAATGTTCTTGGTGCGGCGGCCCCTGGGTCTTACAGGAAGCCCAATCCCAATTTGAGAAGACCCACAAGGACGGTGTTCCTCGGGGGGAGTACGGCGTCGTACTTTGGGGGTTTTCCACGCTCGGCCTTCCTGAGGTTGAATACCAACAACTACAAGGCCGCCAGGAGCGTGGGACCCCTTCGGGTGGTGAACGAGAAGGTAGTTGGTATCGATCTGGGAACAACCAACTCGGCAGTGGGGGCTATGGAGGGCGGAAAGCCCACCATAGTGAGCAACGCCGAGGGTCAGAGAACGACGCCGTCTGTGGTGGCTTACACCAAGAATGGGGATAGACTGGTGGGTCAGATTGCCAAGCGCCAGGCCGTGGTGAACCCGGAGAACACCTTCTTCTCCGTCAAGAGGTTCATTGGCAGGAAGATGTCCGAGGTCGACGAAGAGTCCAAGCAGGTCTCCTACAAGGTCGTTAGGGATGAGAATGGGAATGTCAAGCTTGACTGCCCTGCTATTGGCAAGCAATTTGCCGCCGAAGAAATCTCCGCTCAG GTTCTGAGAAAGCTCGTGGATGATGCTTCAAAGTTCTTGAACGACAAAGTAACTAAAGCTGTGGTCACGGTGCCTGCATACTTCAATGACTCTCAAAGGACTGCAACCAAAGATGCTGGTCGAATTGCTGGTCTAGAAGTTCTTCGAATTATAAATGAACCTACCGCTGCGTCATTGGCATATGGgtttgaaaaaaagaataatgaaaCCATCTTGGTATTTGACCTTGGAGGTGGTACTTTTGACGTATCAG TACTGGAGGTCGGTGATGGAGTGTTTGAAGTGCTATCTACTTCTGGAGATACACATTTGGGTGGTGATGACTTTGATAAG AGGATAGTTGATTGGCTTGCTGAGAATTTCAAGCGAGATGAAGGAATAGATCTGCTGAAGGACAAACAAGCTCTTCAGCGTCTAACAGAGACAGCTGAGAAAGCCAAAATGGAGCTGTCATCGTTGACTCAGACAAATATTAG TTTGCCTTTTATCACTGCCACTGCAGATGGCCCCAAGCACATTGAGACCACCCTCACGAGGGCCAAGTTTGAGGAGCTGTGCTCGGATCTTCTTGACAG GCTTAAAACACCAGTTGAGAATTCCTTGAGGGATGCAAAACTCTCCATCAAAGATATAGATGAAGTTATTCTTGTTGGTGGTTCAACACGTATCCCTGCTGTTCAGGGGCTTGTGAGGAAGCTGACTGGGAAAGAACCGAACGTTACAGTCAATCCTGATGAAGTTGTTGCTCTAGGGGCTGCTGTACAG GCTGGCGTGCTGGCTGGAGATGTTAGTGACATTGTGCTTTTGGATGTAACACCGTTGTCACTTGGTTTGGAAACCCTGGGTGGTGTCATGACGAAAATCATCCCACGGAATACAACTCTACCCACCTCAAAATCAGAGGTGTTCTCAACAGCTGCAGATTCGCAGACAAGTGTGGAGATTAATGTGCTTCAAGGTGAGAGAGAATTTGTTAGGGACAACAAATCTCTTGGCAGCTTTCGGTTGGATGGCATCCCACCTGCGCCACGTGGAGTTCCCCAAATTGAGGTCAAGTTCGACATTGATGCCAATGGCATCCTTTCAGTCACTGCTGTTGATAAGGGCACGGGGAAGAAGCAAGACATCACCATAACTGGTGCTAGCACATTGCCCAGTGATGAG GTAGAAAGGATGGTTCAGGAGGCTGAAAAATTTTCAAAGGAGGATAAAGAGAAGAGAGAAGCCATTGATACTAAGAACCAGGCAGACTCGGTTGTCTACCAGACAGAAAAGCAGCTGAAGGAGCTGGGAGACAAAGTTCCTGGTCCGGTTAAAGAGAAGGTTGAGGCAAAACTTGGGGAGCTGAAAGATGCGATTTCAGGGGGCTCTACCCAAGCCATAAAGGATGCTATGGCTGCTCTTAATCAGGAAGTCATGCAGCTTGGGCAGTCTCTATACAACCAGCCAGGTGCACCTGGTGGTGGTGCAGGGCCTGCTGCTGGTGGTGAACCTGGACCTTCGGAGGCATCAGGCAAGGGGCCTGATGGTGATGGAGATGTAATTGACGCAGATTTCACCGACAGCAAGTGA